The following are encoded together in the Nodosilinea sp. PGN35 genome:
- a CDS encoding DNA-binding transcriptional regulator → MKPGSKYYPLFSHLQTSGKAEVTLSFADIETLLGSPLPHSAVERKNWWSNRDTPAALQAGAWVGAGYHVYSINIDSKTVVFRKFEAQYNIEQKDGKIVWQQDAIRALRKHMSLTQMEFAEQMGVRRQTVSEWENGVYDPDRSTAKFLELIAKQANFIVPSPENP, encoded by the coding sequence ATGAAACCTGGCAGTAAATACTACCCCCTGTTTAGCCACCTGCAAACCTCGGGCAAGGCCGAAGTTACGCTGAGTTTTGCCGATATCGAAACTCTACTTGGCAGCCCACTGCCCCATTCAGCCGTGGAACGCAAAAACTGGTGGAGCAACCGCGACACCCCTGCCGCTCTTCAGGCTGGGGCTTGGGTGGGGGCAGGCTACCATGTTTACTCCATCAATATCGATAGCAAAACCGTCGTCTTTCGCAAATTTGAGGCTCAGTACAATATTGAACAAAAAGACGGCAAAATTGTCTGGCAACAGGATGCCATTCGCGCCCTGCGCAAACACATGAGCCTGACCCAGATGGAATTTGCCGAGCAGATGGGGGTGCGCCGCCAAACCGTCAGCGAATGGGAAAACGGCGTTTACGATCCCGATCGCAGCACCGCCAAGTTCTTAGAACTGATCGCTAAGCAGGCCAATTTCATCGTGCCCTCACCGGAAAACCCCTGA
- a CDS encoding prohibitin family protein, producing the protein MVLSFLAIVVLALVTSSFVIVNPGQAGVLSILGKSQDGALLEGIHLKPPLVSTVDVYDVTVQKFEVPAQSSTKDLQDLSGRFAINFRLDPTKVVNIRRTQGTLENLVSKIVAPQTQESFKIAAARRTVEEAITQRAELKQDFDDALTMRLAKYGILVLDTSVVDLTFSTDFAKAVEDKQIAEQRARRAVYIAQEAEQEAQAEINRAKGRAEAQRLIAETLKAKGGQLVLQKEAIEAWKGGGAQVPRVLVMGTGSSLPLIFDLQQAVDEAVEQPS; encoded by the coding sequence GTGGTATTGAGCTTTCTCGCCATTGTAGTCTTGGCCCTGGTAACCAGCAGTTTTGTCATTGTCAACCCTGGCCAGGCCGGGGTCCTGAGTATCTTGGGCAAGTCTCAGGATGGGGCGCTACTCGAAGGCATTCACCTAAAACCGCCCCTGGTGTCAACGGTTGACGTGTACGACGTAACGGTACAGAAGTTTGAGGTACCGGCCCAAAGCTCCACCAAAGATCTGCAAGATCTCTCAGGTCGGTTTGCCATTAACTTCCGCCTTGACCCGACCAAGGTGGTGAACATTCGTCGTACCCAAGGCACCCTCGAAAACCTGGTGTCTAAAATCGTGGCCCCCCAGACCCAGGAATCATTTAAGATTGCCGCCGCCCGCCGCACCGTAGAAGAGGCCATCACCCAGCGGGCTGAACTCAAGCAGGACTTCGACGATGCCCTCACTATGCGCTTGGCTAAGTACGGCATTTTGGTGCTAGACACCAGCGTGGTCGATCTGACCTTCTCGACCGATTTTGCCAAGGCCGTCGAAGATAAGCAAATTGCCGAACAGCGCGCGCGCCGAGCCGTATACATTGCCCAGGAGGCCGAGCAGGAGGCCCAGGCCGAAATTAACCGCGCCAAGGGCCGGGCCGAGGCCCAGCGACTGATTGCTGAAACCCTGAAGGCCAAGGGCGGCCAGCTAGTTCTGCAAAAGGAGGCGATCGAAGCCTGGAAAGGCGGGGGCGCGCAGGTACCCCGCGTTCTAGTTATGGGAACAGGCAGTAGCTTGCCGCTGATTTTTGACCTTCAGCAAGCGGTAGACGAAGCTGTAGAACAGCCAAGCTAA
- a CDS encoding DUF433 domain-containing protein has product MQARTLGNSEAEVLQNYPTLSASDLANAWAYAAAHSHAIDQAIYANNEA; this is encoded by the coding sequence GTGCAGGCCCGCACCTTGGGCAACAGCGAAGCTGAGGTATTACAAAATTACCCTACCCTGAGCGCTAGCGACCTGGCCAACGCCTGGGCCTATGCCGCTGCCCACAGCCATGCAATAGACCAGGCCATTTACGCAAACAACGAAGCCTAG
- a CDS encoding endonuclease/exonuclease/phosphatase family protein: MERNQFRVGTFNLNNLMLPDREFYPGEIYSRENYLKKLTWVGAQLDRMKSDIIGFQEVFHRGALKEALHRSEYHQNHEIVMAEGFGRGPGVALATRFPVLGQRVYDEFPPEGILDLEGAEIPIRRFSHPVLAVDLALTEAIHCTVFVVHLKSKRPMLANGGDRSDPMEIAKGHARSLIRRTAEAAALRSLLMEGLRDRNYPVIVTGDVNDNHTAVTTQIVTGQPPWECWPYRKKAPVWDVLLYQVKDIQARLGYGDHYYTHIHNGHYDSLDHIMVSEEFSAQNRDRIGQVTYVSVLNDHLFDQTLLDENIEPWQSDHGQVVATIELNSPQSARPQLVERG; the protein is encoded by the coding sequence ATGGAACGCAATCAATTTCGCGTCGGCACCTTTAACCTCAACAACCTGATGCTGCCCGATCGCGAGTTTTACCCGGGCGAAATTTATTCGCGAGAAAACTACCTCAAAAAACTCACCTGGGTCGGTGCCCAGCTCGATCGCATGAAGTCAGACATCATCGGTTTTCAGGAGGTGTTTCACCGGGGGGCGCTGAAAGAAGCTCTGCACCGCAGCGAATACCACCAAAACCACGAGATTGTCATGGCCGAGGGTTTTGGTCGGGGGCCGGGGGTAGCCCTGGCGACGCGGTTTCCGGTGTTGGGGCAGCGGGTCTATGACGAGTTTCCGCCCGAGGGGATTTTAGATTTAGAAGGAGCCGAAATTCCGATTCGGCGGTTTTCGCACCCGGTGCTGGCGGTCGATCTAGCCCTAACTGAGGCAATTCACTGCACGGTGTTTGTGGTGCACCTCAAGTCAAAGCGCCCTATGCTTGCCAACGGCGGCGATCGCAGCGATCCGATGGAAATTGCCAAGGGCCACGCCCGATCGCTGATTCGCCGCACCGCTGAGGCCGCAGCCCTGCGGTCTTTGCTGATGGAGGGGCTGCGCGATCGCAACTACCCCGTCATTGTCACGGGCGACGTCAACGACAACCACACCGCCGTTACCACCCAAATTGTCACTGGGCAGCCCCCCTGGGAATGCTGGCCCTACCGCAAAAAAGCCCCCGTGTGGGACGTGCTGCTGTACCAGGTCAAAGACATTCAGGCGCGTCTTGGCTACGGCGACCACTACTACACCCACATCCACAATGGCCACTACGACAGCCTCGACCACATCATGGTGAGCGAAGAATTTTCGGCCCAAAACCGCGATCGCATTGGCCAGGTCACCTACGTGTCGGTGTTAAACGACCATCTCTTTGACCAAACTCTGCTAGATGAAAACATCGAACCCTGGCAGTCAGACCACGGTCAGGTGGTCGCCACCATTGAGCTCAACTCGCCCCAGTCAGCCCGGCCCCAGCTTGTGGAGCGTGGATGA
- a CDS encoding glucosyl-3-phosphoglycerate synthase — translation MDYKQELITTIHDLNYQSDRLEQRLTELSQTNPTAVLIPSLYEELERPALATIRDHLSHCPFINNVIICLYADTFEQYCHAVQFFEPLPQPTFVLWENGPGITGILQTLKDKGLDLLRFKGKGRAVWLGLGVCSLHAAAIALHDADIVTYDRAYPLKLLYPLLEQDFGIAFSKAYYARIGGTPCSMHGRVTRLFVTPLITSLMELFGYRDYLRYLDAYRYPLSGEFALSADLALTTRIPGNWGLEVGLLAEVYRNVALKRIAQIDLGIFEHKHQTLGTSANSGLQKMCRDILQSVFRTLTETEQVVIGHDHIRALRIKYRREAQNLARQYFVDARFNGLDYDRHQEEMTIETFEQVILEAGNQYLEDPTGTQIPDWTRALAVIPDLREQLLDAVLSDMAQARSAAAPLVDAALASALC, via the coding sequence ATGGACTACAAGCAAGAGCTGATTACCACCATCCACGATCTAAATTATCAGTCCGATCGCCTGGAACAACGCCTCACCGAACTCAGCCAAACCAATCCCACCGCCGTACTGATTCCGTCGCTGTACGAAGAGCTAGAGCGCCCGGCTCTGGCCACTATTCGCGACCACCTCAGCCACTGCCCCTTCATCAACAACGTCATCATTTGCCTCTACGCCGATACCTTTGAGCAGTATTGCCACGCCGTGCAGTTTTTTGAGCCCCTGCCCCAGCCCACCTTCGTGCTGTGGGAAAATGGCCCTGGCATTACCGGCATCTTGCAAACCCTCAAAGACAAAGGGCTAGACCTGCTGCGGTTTAAGGGCAAGGGTCGGGCCGTCTGGCTGGGACTGGGGGTCTGTTCTCTCCATGCGGCGGCGATTGCCCTCCACGACGCCGACATCGTCACCTACGATCGCGCCTACCCCCTCAAGCTGCTGTACCCACTGCTGGAGCAAGACTTTGGCATCGCCTTCAGCAAAGCCTACTACGCTCGCATCGGCGGTACCCCTTGCAGCATGCACGGCCGGGTCACGCGGCTGTTTGTCACGCCGCTGATTACCTCCCTGATGGAGCTGTTTGGCTACCGCGACTACCTGCGCTACCTCGACGCCTACCGCTACCCCCTCTCCGGCGAGTTTGCCCTCTCCGCTGACCTGGCCCTCACCACCCGCATTCCCGGCAACTGGGGCTTAGAAGTGGGGCTACTGGCCGAGGTTTACCGCAACGTGGCCCTCAAGCGCATCGCCCAGATCGACCTGGGCATTTTTGAGCACAAGCACCAAACCCTGGGCACCTCGGCCAATTCAGGGCTGCAAAAAATGTGCCGCGATATTCTGCAATCGGTATTTAGAACCCTGACCGAAACCGAGCAGGTGGTGATCGGCCACGACCACATTCGCGCCCTGCGCATTAAATATCGCCGCGAAGCCCAGAATCTGGCCCGCCAGTACTTTGTCGATGCCCGCTTCAACGGCCTAGACTACGATCGCCACCAAGAAGAAATGACCATCGAAACCTTTGAGCAGGTCATTCTCGAAGCGGGCAACCAGTACCTCGAAGACCCCACCGGCACCCAGATTCCCGACTGGACTCGTGCCCTAGCGGTCATCCCCGACCTGCGTGAGCAGCTGCTCGACGCCGTTCTCTCCGATATGGCCCAGGCGCGATCGGCAGCGGCCCCCCTGGTAGATGCTGCCCTGGCTTCGGCCCTTTGCTAA
- a CDS encoding DUF5615 family PIN-like protein: MVALYADEQFFLQATQRLRQLKHDVLTAQDAGNANQRIPDDAVLAFASSQNRAVLTLNRRNFIRLHQQTPDHGGIVVAKDDRAKVKLADHIHRAVEAVEPLTGKLVRVSRSSQS, encoded by the coding sequence ATGGTCGCACTCTACGCTGACGAACAATTCTTCCTCCAGGCTACCCAGCGGCTTAGACAGCTTAAGCACGACGTTCTTACCGCCCAAGACGCTGGAAACGCTAACCAGAGGATTCCCGACGATGCCGTTTTGGCCTTTGCTAGCAGCCAAAACCGAGCCGTGCTGACCTTGAACCGGCGCAACTTCATTCGTCTGCATCAGCAAACCCCTGACCATGGCGGGATCGTTGTTGCTAAAGACGATAGGGCCAAGGTCAAGCTGGCCGATCACATTCATCGCGCTGTTGAAGCGGTCGAGCCTCTAACTGGCAAACTTGTGCGCGTCAGCCGTTCTTCTCAATCCTGA
- a CDS encoding anion transporter, whose amino-acid sequence MNSTPWLTVQGLVLVLSYLGLALGYAPGLRMNRATIALVSAAALVALGTLSLDEAWAAIDAHTIVFLLSMMVVNAYLSYAGFFGLALVQLLRLTRSPLGLLVLLTVGTGALSAVFLNDTLALVSTPLTLQLTRALKLNPVPYLLAIAGATNLGSLATLSGNPQNILVGSFSGIGYLAFAQALLPVAVVGLGLQIGLLGLLYPEVRSRHPLPAPELPRLRLYPPLLVKTLAVSTLMLIAFVVGLPLAESAFVTAAALLITRRLKPQRVLGAVDWSLLVLFSGLFILTEAVRSLDVLDRVAPWVAHPAGLLAVTAALSNMISNVPAVLLIQSTIAPGDTQSWLLLAAGSTLAGNLTLFGSVANLITVEAAASEGYTLTFWQHLHFGLPLTLLTLAMTYLWVT is encoded by the coding sequence ATGAATAGTACCCCATGGCTGACTGTGCAGGGGCTAGTGCTGGTGCTCAGCTACCTGGGGCTGGCCCTGGGCTATGCGCCGGGCCTGCGCATGAACCGGGCCACCATTGCCCTGGTCAGTGCTGCGGCCCTGGTGGCCCTGGGCACCCTGTCCCTGGACGAGGCCTGGGCGGCCATCGACGCCCACACCATTGTGTTTTTGCTCAGCATGATGGTGGTTAACGCCTACCTGTCCTACGCTGGGTTCTTTGGGCTGGCGCTGGTGCAGCTGTTGCGGCTGACCCGCAGCCCCCTGGGCCTGCTGGTGCTGCTGACGGTGGGTACCGGAGCGCTGTCGGCGGTGTTTCTCAACGACACTCTGGCCCTGGTGAGTACGCCTTTGACCCTACAGCTCACTCGCGCCCTCAAGCTCAACCCGGTGCCCTACCTGCTGGCGATCGCCGGGGCCACCAACCTTGGCTCACTGGCCACCCTCAGCGGCAACCCGCAGAATATTTTGGTGGGGTCGTTTTCGGGCATTGGCTACCTGGCCTTTGCCCAGGCGCTGCTGCCGGTGGCGGTGGTGGGACTGGGCTTGCAGATCGGCTTGCTGGGGCTGCTGTATCCGGAGGTGCGATCGCGCCACCCCCTGCCCGCGCCCGAGCTGCCCCGCCTGCGGCTGTACCCGCCGCTGCTGGTCAAGACCTTGGCGGTGTCTACCCTGATGCTGATCGCTTTTGTCGTCGGGCTGCCCCTGGCGGAGTCGGCCTTTGTGACCGCCGCTGCGCTGCTCATCACCCGTCGCCTCAAGCCCCAGCGGGTGCTGGGGGCGGTCGACTGGTCGCTGCTGGTGCTGTTTTCGGGGCTGTTTATTTTGACCGAAGCGGTGCGATCGCTGGACGTACTCGATCGCGTCGCCCCCTGGGTGGCCCACCCCGCCGGGCTGCTGGCGGTGACGGCAGCGCTGTCAAACATGATCTCCAACGTGCCCGCTGTGCTGCTGATCCAGAGCACCATTGCCCCCGGCGACACCCAGAGCTGGCTGCTGCTGGCGGCGGGTTCTACTCTGGCGGGCAATCTCACCCTGTTTGGCTCGGTGGCCAACCTGATCACGGTTGAAGCCGCCGCCAGCGAAGGCTACACCCTCACCTTCTGGCAGCACCTGCACTTTGGCCTGCCGCTGACGCTTTTGACCCTAGCCATGACCTATCTATGGGTGACCTAA
- a CDS encoding DUF433 domain-containing protein: protein MSQCASIISTSPEVMSGTPVFSGTRVPIVTLFDYLKAGESVDDFLEGFPTVKREAVVSLLEEAGKLLLTDRAA, encoded by the coding sequence ATGTCGCAATGCGCTTCGATTATCAGTACATCACCTGAGGTAATGAGTGGGACGCCTGTGTTTTCAGGTACCCGAGTGCCTATCGTCACGCTGTTTGACTATCTAAAGGCGGGTGAGTCGGTTGACGATTTTCTGGAGGGCTTTCCGACGGTAAAGCGGGAGGCGGTGGTTAGTTTACTGGAAGAAGCAGGTAAGCTATTGCTTACTGACCGTGCGGCTTGA
- the purM gene encoding phosphoribosylformylglycinamidine cyclo-ligase, with amino-acid sequence MDYRDAGVDVEAGRNFVQHIRTLVDSTRRPEVLSGLGGFSGLCELPAGYRQPVLVSGTDGVGTKLKIAQSTQRHSTVGIDLVAMCVNDILTSGAEPLFFLDYLATGKLEPAALAEVVAGIVAGCRQAGCALLGGETAEMPGFYGPGEYDLAGFCVGVVEKSQILDGSQVQVGDRILGLASSGLHSNGFSLVRKVVAEGQRVGTVGTGYRWDETVPSLGNQSLAEILLTPTRIYVEPVLQARRQGLTIHGMAHITGGGLPENLPRCLGPDQSVHLYEGSWPVPEVFRWLAAAGSIPAAALYNTFNMGLGFALVVPPQESDRALDWLSQHGVDAYLVGEVIAGSGQVTGLPD; translated from the coding sequence ATGGACTATCGGGATGCTGGCGTAGATGTAGAGGCAGGGCGTAACTTTGTGCAACATATTCGCACCCTGGTAGACAGCACCCGCCGTCCAGAGGTGCTCAGCGGGCTGGGGGGGTTTAGCGGACTCTGCGAACTGCCCGCGGGCTACCGTCAGCCGGTGCTGGTGTCAGGCACCGATGGAGTTGGCACCAAGCTCAAAATTGCCCAGAGCACCCAGCGCCACAGCACCGTTGGCATTGACCTGGTGGCCATGTGTGTCAACGACATTCTCACCAGCGGGGCTGAACCGCTGTTTTTTCTCGACTATTTGGCTACAGGAAAGCTCGAGCCCGCCGCGCTGGCAGAAGTAGTAGCGGGCATTGTGGCTGGCTGTCGCCAGGCTGGCTGTGCTCTGCTGGGGGGCGAAACGGCAGAAATGCCCGGCTTCTACGGCCCGGGCGAATACGACCTGGCGGGCTTCTGCGTTGGCGTGGTCGAGAAGTCACAGATTTTAGATGGCAGCCAGGTGCAGGTGGGCGATCGCATCCTGGGTTTAGCCAGCAGTGGGCTGCACAGCAACGGCTTTAGCCTGGTGCGCAAGGTGGTAGCCGAGGGCCAGCGGGTCGGTACTGTGGGCACCGGCTACCGCTGGGATGAGACCGTGCCCAGCCTGGGGAACCAAAGCCTGGCAGAGATCTTGCTCACCCCCACGCGCATCTATGTAGAGCCGGTGCTTCAGGCCCGTCGGCAGGGACTCACCATCCACGGTATGGCCCACATTACCGGCGGCGGCCTGCCGGAGAACTTGCCCCGCTGCCTGGGGCCAGATCAGAGCGTTCACCTGTACGAGGGCAGCTGGCCCGTCCCTGAGGTGTTTCGCTGGCTAGCGGCGGCGGGGTCGATACCCGCCGCCGCTCTCTACAACACCTTTAATATGGGCCTGGGCTTTGCTCTGGTGGTTCCCCCCCAGGAGAGCGATCGCGCCCTTGACTGGCTGAGCCAGCACGGCGTAGACGCTTACCTAGTGGGCGAAGTCATTGCTGGCTCGGGGCAGGTCACCGGTTTGCCAGACTAG
- a CDS encoding glycosyl hydrolase family 57 encodes MTGALLSPEPSTDWPALEEGLPPLSGREADIAAVMASDEPVFLPRTNLALANISAGFAIALHMHQPTIPAGATGELVNHLQYMFEHPYDGDNHNAGTFAYCYARLGDFIPELVANGCNPRVMLDYSGTLLWGLQQMDRHDILAKLRRLACDPAYQPYVEWLGTCWGHAVVPSTPVPDLKLHIRAWQHHFAALFGPEALSRVRGFSPPEMHLPNHPDVLYAFVKTLKDCGYRWLLVQEHTVESLDGHGLSQPHLPHRLVARNSQGEVVEIVALVKTQGSDTKLVGQMQPYWEAKTLGQVSLGSATVPPLVSQISDGENGGVMMNEFPSAFMRSWYEMRDSGGGRRGVVGFNGTEYLELLAAAGCGPESFPTCQAVGQSRLWAALGEATGPEAVAAAIATLRAEDGSFSMEGGSWTGDRSWVVGYDNVLDPMQRLSAQFHQTMARQSERGETLERQYRYRNALIHSLLLQTSCFRYWGQGTWTNYAEELYRRGQAILAHDFA; translated from the coding sequence ATGACCGGTGCCCTGCTCTCCCCTGAACCCTCTACCGACTGGCCCGCCCTAGAGGAGGGTCTGCCTCCCCTGTCGGGGCGCGAGGCCGATATTGCGGCGGTGATGGCCAGCGATGAGCCGGTGTTTTTGCCGCGCACCAACCTGGCGCTGGCGAATATTTCAGCGGGCTTTGCGATCGCCCTGCACATGCACCAGCCCACCATCCCCGCCGGGGCCACGGGCGAGTTGGTCAACCACCTCCAGTACATGTTTGAGCACCCCTACGACGGGGACAACCACAACGCGGGCACCTTCGCCTACTGCTACGCCCGTCTGGGGGACTTCATTCCCGAACTGGTGGCCAACGGCTGCAACCCTCGGGTCATGCTCGACTACTCGGGCACCCTGCTGTGGGGTCTGCAACAGATGGATCGGCACGACATTCTGGCCAAGCTGCGCCGCCTGGCCTGCGACCCCGCCTACCAGCCCTACGTTGAGTGGCTAGGCACCTGCTGGGGCCACGCGGTGGTGCCCTCGACCCCGGTGCCCGACCTGAAGCTGCACATTCGCGCCTGGCAGCACCACTTTGCCGCCCTGTTTGGCCCTGAGGCGCTGAGCCGGGTGCGGGGCTTTTCGCCGCCGGAGATGCACCTGCCCAACCACCCCGACGTGCTCTACGCCTTTGTCAAAACCCTCAAAGACTGCGGCTACCGCTGGCTGCTGGTGCAAGAGCACACGGTAGAATCCCTCGATGGCCACGGCCTATCGCAGCCCCACCTGCCCCACCGGTTGGTGGCCCGCAACAGCCAGGGCGAGGTGGTCGAAATCGTGGCGCTGGTCAAAACCCAGGGCTCTGACACCAAGCTGGTGGGCCAAATGCAGCCCTACTGGGAGGCCAAAACCCTGGGCCAGGTCTCCCTGGGCAGCGCCACCGTGCCGCCCCTAGTCAGCCAGATCAGCGATGGCGAAAACGGCGGCGTGATGATGAATGAATTCCCCAGCGCCTTTATGCGGTCGTGGTACGAAATGCGCGACAGCGGCGGCGGCCGCCGGGGCGTGGTGGGCTTTAACGGCACCGAATATCTGGAGCTGCTGGCGGCGGCGGGGTGCGGCCCCGAGAGCTTCCCCACCTGCCAGGCGGTGGGACAATCTCGGCTGTGGGCGGCCCTGGGAGAGGCTACAGGGCCAGAGGCGGTGGCGGCGGCGATCGCCACCCTGCGCGCCGAAGACGGCAGCTTCTCCATGGAAGGTGGCTCCTGGACGGGCGATCGCAGCTGGGTAGTGGGCTACGACAACGTGCTCGACCCCATGCAGCGGCTTTCCGCCCAGTTTCACCAAACTATGGCCCGTCAGAGCGAGCGGGGCGAGACCCTAGAGCGCCAGTACCGCTACCGCAACGCCTTAATCCACAGCCTGCTGCTGCAAACCAGCTGCTTTCGCTACTGGGGTCAGGGTACCTGGACAAACTATGCCGAAGAACTCTACCGCCGGGGGCAGGCCATTTTGGCCCACGATTTCGCCTAG
- a CDS encoding septal ring lytic transglycosylase RlpA family protein, whose protein sequence is MPTQAQDSGDNTLSLEPETEHHADALSPAPAAGSLADSDPSTFEPAEPDSALLLQTPEPTDEILDTATVFPHALDARQAATIYIRSIPVVTLVGGELETLSASRGSVAVAPDTQEPVRRADAVVARLQALAAEGDADAIVARWDSGDDAFVVAWGSEALVTLDDQTILPDTTNDPGEDALHMANRLRRLLGDAPPLARVEGLPERPTPDARLGVVTATLTGMASWYGPGFHGRRSASGEVFNQNDLTAAHRTLPFGTRVRVTNVSTGQSVVVRINDRGPFSHGRVIDLSAAAASNIGLRASGVGRVQLEVLSVE, encoded by the coding sequence TTGCCAACCCAAGCCCAGGACAGCGGAGACAATACCCTCTCCCTGGAACCTGAAACTGAGCATCACGCCGATGCCCTTTCTCCCGCTCCCGCAGCGGGGTCGCTTGCGGACTCTGACCCTTCAACCTTTGAGCCTGCCGAGCCCGATTCGGCCCTACTGCTTCAGACCCCTGAGCCCACCGATGAGATTCTCGATACGGCTACGGTGTTTCCCCACGCCCTAGACGCCCGCCAGGCTGCCACAATCTACATCCGCTCGATCCCCGTGGTCACCCTGGTGGGGGGTGAACTCGAAACCTTAAGCGCCAGCCGTGGCAGCGTTGCCGTAGCTCCAGATACCCAAGAGCCTGTGCGGCGAGCCGATGCCGTTGTGGCTCGTCTGCAAGCTTTGGCGGCTGAGGGCGATGCCGACGCCATTGTGGCCCGCTGGGACAGCGGGGACGACGCTTTTGTGGTGGCCTGGGGCAGTGAGGCGTTGGTCACCCTGGATGACCAAACCATACTGCCCGATACCACTAACGACCCCGGCGAAGACGCCCTCCATATGGCCAATCGGCTGCGGCGGCTGCTAGGCGACGCACCTCCCTTGGCCCGGGTTGAAGGACTGCCTGAGCGTCCCACTCCAGACGCTCGTTTGGGAGTAGTTACCGCTACGCTCACCGGCATGGCCTCCTGGTATGGGCCTGGTTTCCACGGGCGACGCAGTGCCAGTGGCGAGGTGTTTAACCAAAACGACTTGACGGCGGCCCATCGCACCCTGCCCTTCGGTACCCGAGTGCGGGTGACCAACGTGTCTACGGGACAGTCTGTGGTGGTACGCATCAACGATCGCGGCCCCTTCAGCCACGGTCGAGTGATCGATCTTTCGGCGGCGGCAGCCTCTAACATTGGCCTGAGGGCCAGTGGTGTAGGCCGCGTGCAGCTTGAGGTACTGTCGGTTGAGTAG